The following coding sequences are from one Chaetodon trifascialis isolate fChaTrf1 chromosome 24, fChaTrf1.hap1, whole genome shotgun sequence window:
- the LOC139328009 gene encoding kelch-like protein 41b, with product MDPNAIKEELRLFQSTLLQDGLKELLNENKFVDCTLKIGDRSVPCHRLILAACSPYFREIFFTEDGKEVENTKEVVLDDVNPSVLEMVIQYLYSAEIDLTDDNVQNIIAVANRFQIPSVFTVCVNYLQKKLSLDNCMAIFRMGLVLNCPRLAVAARNYIADRFENLYKDEEFLKLAAHELFAVIGGDSLNVGKEELVFEAVMAWVRHDKERVKFLKDAFNCIRFRLLPEKYFRDKVETDEIIKADPELQKTIQIIRDAFKGKLPEKPKTKEGADAEGEEEGTPFPGFLNDNRRHGMYVREFILMINDAAAVAYDVNENECFLAAMSEQVPRNHVSMVSQRNQLYIIGGLFVDEENKDVPLQCYVYLLDPLTSEWVALPPMPSPRCLFNMGESENLLFAVAGKDLQTNESLDTVMCYDVERMKWSETKKLPLKIHGHAIVSHKGLVYCIGGKTDDNKALNKMFVYNHKQSDWRELAAMKTPRSMFGAVVHNGKIVVAGGVNEEGLTATCEAYDFATNKWEPFTEFPQERSSVNLLSNGGSLYAVGGFAMVQMENKEVAPTEVTDVWQYEDDKKQWSGMLREMRYAAGSSCVSMRLNAARMPKL from the exons ATGGACCCCAACGCCATCAAGGAGGAGCTGCGCCTGTTTCAAAGCACCCTGCTCCAGGACgggctgaaggagctgctgaatGAGAACAAGTTTGTGGACTGCACGCTGAAGATAGGTGACCGCAGCGTGCCCTGCCATCGGCTGATCCTGGCCGCCTGCAGCCCTTACTTCAGGGAGATCTTCTTCACGGAGGACGGGAAGGAGGTGGAGAACACCAAGGAGGTCGTCCTGGATGACGTCAACCCTTCCGTCCTGGAAATGGTCATCCAGTACCTCTACTCGGCTGAGATTGACCTCACAGACGACAACGTGCAGAATATAATTGCTGTGGCGAACAGATTCCAGATCCCTTCTGTCTTTACGGTGTGCGTCAACTACCTTCAGAAGAAGCTGTCTCTGGACAACTGCATGGCCATTTTCAGGATGGGTCTGGTGCTCAACTGTCCCAGGCTCGCTGTGGCTGCACGCAACTACATCGCCGACCGTTTTGAGAACCTCTACAAAGACGAGGAGTTCCTCAAGCTCGCAGCCCACGAACTGTTCGCCGTCATCGGTGGAGACTCGCTGAATGTGGGGAAGGAGGAGCTGGTGTTCGAGGCGGTCATGGCCTGGGTCCGCCATGACAAGGAGCGCGTCAAGTTCCTGAAGGATGCTTTCAACTGCATCCGCTTCCGCCTGCTGCCAGAGAAGTACTTcagagacaaagtggagacGGATGAGATCATCAAGGCCGACCCTGAGCTCCAGAAGACGATCCAGATCATCAGGGATGCCTTCAAGGGGAAGCTTCCGGAGAAACCCAAGACGAAGGAGGGGGCTGACGcggagggtgaggaggagggcaCCCCATTCCCCGGCTTTCTGAATGACAACCGCAGACACGGCATGTATGTACGCGAGTTCATCCTGATGATCAACGATGCGGCGGCGGTGGCGTACGATGTCAATGAAAACGAGTGCTTCCTGGCGGCCATGTCGGAGCAGGTGCCGCGTAACCACGTCAGCATGGTGTCACAGAGGAACCAGCTCTACATCATCGGAGGACTGTTCGTGGATGAGGAGAACAAAGATGTACCCCTGCAGTGCTACGTCTACTTG TTGGATCCGCTCACCTCGGAGTGGGTCGCCCTGCCGCCGATGCCTTCCCCAAGATGCCTCTTCAACATGGGAGAGAGCGAGAACCTGCTGTTCGCCGTGGCCGGAAAGGACCTCCAGACCAACGAGTCGCTGGATACCGTGATGTGCTACGATGTCGA gaggatgaagtggagtgAGACCAAAAAGCTTCCTCTGAAGATCCACGGCCATGCTATCGTCTCCCACAAAGGACTCGTCTACTGCATTGGAGGAAAGACAGATgacaa CAAAGCCCTCAACAAGATGTTTGTGTACAACCACAAGCAGTCGGACTGGAGGGAGCTGGCGGCCATGAAGACGCCCAGATCCATGTTCGGAGCCGTCGTCCACAACGGCAAGATCGTGGTGGCCGGCGGCGTCAACGAGGAAGGCCTCACTGCGACGTGTGAAGCTTATGACTTTGCGACAAACAA GTGGGAGCCCTTCACAGAGTTTCCCCAGGAGAGGAGCTCTGTCAACCTGCTGAGCAACGGCGGCTCCCTGTACGCCGTGGGCGGCTTCGCCATGGTCCAGATGGAAAACAAGGAGGTGGCTCCCACAGAGGTCACTGACGTCTGGCA GTACGAGGACGATAAGAAGCAGTGGAGCGGCATGCTGAGGGAGATGCGTTACGCTGCCGGCTCCTCCTGCGTGTCCATGCGCCTCAACGCCGCCAGGATGCCCAAACTGTAG
- the LOC139327918 gene encoding 2-oxoglutarate receptor 1-like, giving the protein MASVLYYGEDHNCTNVDRLMKRYYLPVCYAIICVVGLVGNITSIGIYLTKMRPWKSSSIIMVNLALTDLLYVLSMPFLVYYYSNGDSWTLGDFMCRFVRFGFHFNLYGSILFLTCLAVFRYVVVIKPLLAAQVQQKIWGIVACSAVWFITAAEVSPMLTMISLDEYDNKTYCLDFASATPVDEVRWCGWVLTALGFLLPLVVVFMCYIGMVKELAKGPNTSSPCRMRARRVTVLILVVFVVCFLPYHVLRVLRIETRRTQDSPCMMERVVHAAYIVSRPLAGLNTFFNLVLYTLSGDKFKQAFLSTFYWEGWLTKARSLLHLAIISKEGSDVPAAGQLSNT; this is encoded by the coding sequence ATGGCCAGCGTCCTCTACTACGGAGAAGATCACAACTGCACCAACGTGGACCGCCTGATGAAACGCTATTACCTGCCGGTCTGCTACGCTATCATCTGCGTGGTGGGCCTCGTAGGGAACATCACCTCCATTGGCATTTACCTGACGAAGATGCGCCCCtggaagagcagcagcatcatcatggTCAACCTGGCGCTGACCGACCTCCTCTACGTCCTCAGCATGCCCTTCCTGGTCTACTACTACAGTAACGGGGATTCGTGGACGCTCGGCGACTTCATGTGCCGCTTCGTGCGCTTCGGCTTTCATTTCAACCTGTACGGGAGCATCCTCTTCCTGACGTGTCTCGCCGTGTTCCGCTACGTGGTGGTGATCAAACCTTTGCTGGCAGCACAGGTGCAGCAGAAGATTTGGGGTATAGTTGCGTGCTCGGCCGTCTGGTTCATCACCGCCGCCGAAGTCTCACCTATGCTGACGATGATATCCTTGGACGAGTACGACAACAAGACCTACTGCCTGGACTTTGCCAGCGCCACACCTGTGGATGAGGTGCGGTGGTGTGGCTGGGTGCTCACTGCGCTGGGATTTCTGCTGCCTCTCGTGGTGGTGTTCATGTGCTACATCGGTATGGTGAAAGAACTGGCGAAAGGGCCGAACACAAGCAGTCCGTGCCGGATGCGCGCCCGCCGCGTCACCGTGCTGATCCTCGTGGTGTTTGTGGTGTGCTTTCTGCCCTATCACGTCTTGCGCGTGCTGCGGATAGAAACTCGGAGAACACAAGACTCGCCGTGTATGATGGAGCGCGTCGTGCACGCGGCGTATATCGTCTCCAGGCCTTTGGCTGGACTCAACACGTTTTTCAACCTGGTTTTGTACACTCTTTCAGGAGATAAGTTCAAGCAAGCCTTCCTCAGCACTTTCTACTGGGAAGGCTGGCTCACCAAGGCCAGGTCGCTGCTCCACCTGGCCATCATCAGCAAGGAAGGCAGTGACGTTCCTGCTGCAGGACAGCTGTCTAACacctga